CTAGGGGCCCAGCGAGCCGGGGCAGGACGCCGCCCTGGCAGGGCCCCTCGCCTGGAGCTCCCAAGTGCCCGGCCCGGCGGAGCGCTGCCAGCGGCCACGCTCGGCGGGAGCTACCGCCGTCTGCGGGTCCCCGACCGCTTCCCCAGCCCCGAGGGCAGCTCCGCGGGCGGCTGCGGCGGTTTCCGAGGCTTTGTGCCGGCAGCGCCTCGGCGGGGACCGGCAGCCCGCAGCGAGCCCGCTGCCTGAGGACCGCGCAGCCCCTCACCGGCTCTTCTGGGGCTGCGGGAGCCGGCCCGCAGCGATCGCCGCCCGgcaggccgggcgggcagcgcggggcgccCAGCCACCCCACCCTGTTTGGGGTGCAAAGTCCCGCTTTCGGTGCTGCAAGACCTGGCCCAGCGTGCGTGCGCCGATGCTCCCCGCCGCGATGGCGgtgccggggcggccgccgcaCTCACCCGTGTAGAAGGCGAGGACGGCGATGGGGGCGCCGAGGAGCTGGTCGCAGAGCACCTTGCCGAGgacggcgggcgggcggcggccgggcagcGCCCGCTCCAGCGCCCGCAGCCAGACGTAGCTGAAGTTGCCGTGGAAGGCGAGGGCCACCAGCGCTACGCGCCGCGTCTGCGCCCAGTCgggcggctgcccccgccgccgccgccgccacagCTGCTGGGCCGCGTCGCCCGCCGCGAAGAGCCCGCCGTAGAGCAGCACGTTGCAGAGCCAGGGGAAGCGGCGGACCCCGGCGCGCAGCAGCGGCCCGGCCATCGCCCGCTGCCTcttccgcccgccgccgcctcctcccggcgagcccgcccgccgccgcccccgccatCTCTGCGGTCCCCGCGCCCCCTCAGGGCTGCCCCGCCGGGGGTGCCCCCTCCGCCGGGCCTGCCCCTGCCAGGCAAGGCCGGCAGCACACGGTGCGCCCCGTCCCCGGCctccccgcggccgcgccggTCTGCGGTGGGCCCGCGGGTGACCGCTGGGCACCCGGGCTCCGGCTCCTGGGCTTGTTTTTCAAGGACTGCGCGGTCACTCAGAAGTAGGTCACTGCCCCTCCTGGGCTTTGGGCTGCGGAGCACCGGGGAGGCACGTGCGGTATCGCTGCAACCGTTAACAGACAAGTGAAAACTAGGCACTCTTTGCTTATTACCTTTTAATAATTATCTCCTTCTTGCCTGCTTACATGAGTAGgttacagctttttcttttcgattttgctgttgctttgcaGTCTGCTTTCTGCTGTTTCACTGAGCAGGGCTGGTGCACacctgctgagcagcagcacaccGTGCTGTTCATCCGCTCTGCCCTCAGCTACCGGGACAATTTGAGAAGGCCAGAAGTGATGTATGTTTATTTAAGAGACTCGTGTACACAGCTTAGTACACACACAACCCTTGCCACAAAGCGGATCTGAAGTCGTGATGTGAGCTGGCAGCAAGCGAGGCTTGTGTCCTGCAAGGCAGGCTTTGGCTGCGGGAGACAACGAGCACATCCGGGAGCACCGGGCAGTTCCCTCCGGCCTGGCAAAGGGCTCAGGCTTGGCTTAGGGAACCGTCTGCAGGCCAGGAGGCGGTAGTTCACTGTGTCCTAACAGCGACAGGGATTAATGCGTTTAAAATCTATCGTGAAATGTTCCGGGAATGACTATGAACAGCCAGATTGTAGATTGAAATAGATGTTAACATTTTAATAACAAAGTAGGGCGAGCTGCCCACTGCTTGGGAGACACCGTGTGTCAGGGCCCGTGAGCTGTCCTCACCAGCATGGCTCTGACATGGCTGCGCCAAAACCAGAACATCAACGCTATCCCAAGTTGTGCTCTTAAGTAATGTAAATGGCGCTGAAAGAGGAATATGTACCGAAAAGTAACTCCAGGTTGAAAGGACACAAATAAAGCTCCGGAAAACGGGGTTTGGCTCCCCGGGGACTGCTTGGCcacctcgccccccccccccccccccccggcatgtCCCCGTGCCCTCCGCCGCCGGAGACCGAGCTCAGCACGGCGGCCTACTGCCCAGGGCAGGTGTCACCCGGGGGCCCCCCCGAGTCTGGACGAAGCCCGTTCTTGGGGGCTGCGCAGCGTCCCCCTGCGGAGCAGTACGCGGAGGAAGGGTTTCGGTACCGCCGTTAACAAGGCCCTGCAGGCCGAGCTGCCGGCAGCGGGGTGGCAGCCGGGAGGTCTGTGAAGGCTGGAGCCACGCAAAACCTTCCCGGGACACCGGGCTACCGCGGCCGCGGGAACCCGGACCCCCGAGAaggcggcggcgcctccgcgcagctcccgccgccctGCTCGGCtgcccggccgggccgcgcccaCTGCGCATGCGCCCGTACCTGTCACCGCCCGGCCGCGCGCCGGGACTGTTCCaccgggcgggggcggcgggccgcgCTCTCCCCAGCCCGGGCAGTCGCGGCGCCGTGTCGccgccccggccctccccgcccgccTGCCGCGGTGGTCCCGgccgcgggcgcggggcgggcctGCCGCCGTTCCCTAGGTGAGCGCGttccccgccccgcccgccgcggcctcGTCAGCGCTGCCAGCGTGGAGCCGGCCGGGGCTGAGGCGGAAGTGCCCGGCGGGCAGGCGGCGCGCAGCGGGGACCCCGCCGGCTATGGACGCCTCTCTGGAGAAGGTCTGCGGGAGCGGGCGGCCCGGGCACCTGCGGGCGGAGGGGTGCTGGGGCGCGGCGGGCCccgaggggcgggcggcgggccccgcggggcgggcgggccctGGCGAtcgcggccccggcggggcggtgGGGCCGCGGCCGAGGCCGGGGGGTCAGCGAGGCCTGGGGCAGCGCCTCGGCTGCGGCGGTGTCGCGGCTCCGCCGGGGCTCCTGGCCCGCCCCTGCCGAGGGGGGGCCTGTGCCACACGGGCCTGACTCAACTTTGTCTCACGAAGCCTTGAGTCACCAGTGGagcccacgggctgcccctccCGCTCCCCAGCCACGGCGCTTGGCGTTCGTCGCCTGTGTGAACGGTGTCTAATTCGGTGTCCCGGCTCCGTAAAGTGTGAATAACTGTCAGGAAATGCTGTAGAAACGGGGTTTTTCGCTTGTTTTCTTGAAAAGAAGATGGAGCTCATTTCCCGGGAATGTTATCCTTCAGCAGGACAGGAGAGAAGATgctgacttttttatttttccttttatactgGAGATGTTTGCTCTCTTCTGCCTAATGTCCTGTACAATGCAGATACTGATTCTGCAATGCCCGAAGTGACTGACAAAACTTCCTTTGCCTTTGTCACTGTGAGTCAGTCAGAATTTGGTAATCTGGGACCTGCCACACTTCTGGCTTTTATGGCACCTGCTGTGCTTCAGAACACCTGCCCTAGGAGTGAAGATGGCATGGCTGCCTGTACATAGATTGTCACCATTGTTGTGTGTCTTTGGGGACAGTACACATTTGAAATAACTTATACTTTATATGCTTAAGGCATGTTAAGGCATCCTTCCCCTTTGCATCATTTACTATATGCACCATGTTTGGTTTTACGTAATCTTTGGAATTGCCTAGAGAAATTTCAATGGGATGTGCTCTAGTGAGATGAATAGTAAGGAAATTCAGGAAGTATCTTTTTGATGTGGTTAATGAGTTGGTAGCAAAATGGTTTGATATATTACAATCCACATGAAGAATACAATATTAAAGAGTATTTGATAGCCTTTAAAAACTTGAGTTCTTTACTAGTGC
The DNA window shown above is from Athene noctua chromosome 15, bAthNoc1.hap1.1, whole genome shotgun sequence and carries:
- the LOC141966324 gene encoding mpv17-like protein isoform X3; this translates as MAGPLLRAGVRRFPWLCNVLLYGGLFAAGDAAQQLWRRRRRGQPPDWAQTRRVALVALAFHGNFSYVWLRALERALPGRRPPAVLGKVLCDQLLGAPIAVLAFYTGMSILQRKEDIFSDCKKKFWNTYKTGLMYWPFVQLSNFILVPVYLRTAYTGLCGFVWATFICFSQQSGDGTAKSAFMWLQREKVNADEESSEK